The following coding sequences are from one Streptococcus mitis window:
- a CDS encoding energy-coupling factor transporter transmembrane component T family protein: MQAKLIGYQHRDTVIHRLSGAGKLLFFILVSLAAMISYDTRLLVLIAIFSVFLLYLSEIRFKDVSFVAVFATVFAVLNVLMVYLFSPEYGVGLYGERSVIWQGIGAYTLTSQELFYLLNLAIKYLCTIPLAIIFLMTTHPSQFASSLNQIGVPYKIAYSVSLTLRYIPDLQEEFFTIKMSQEARGMELSKKASLMQRIKGNLRIITPLIFSSLERIDTIATAMELRRFGKEKKRTWYSYQALKKGDYLTLFLAALFLVASLLFILQNHGRFYNPWK, translated from the coding sequence ATGCAAGCTAAATTAATCGGTTACCAGCATAGAGATACTGTGATTCATCGCTTGTCAGGAGCTGGGAAACTCCTCTTTTTCATTCTCGTGTCATTGGCGGCCATGATTAGCTATGATACCAGATTGCTTGTTCTGATTGCCATCTTTTCGGTATTTCTCCTCTATTTGTCAGAAATCCGTTTTAAAGATGTTTCCTTTGTAGCCGTTTTTGCGACGGTATTTGCCGTTTTAAACGTTTTGATGGTCTATCTCTTTTCTCCCGAGTATGGGGTTGGACTTTACGGAGAGAGAAGTGTGATTTGGCAGGGAATCGGTGCCTACACTCTGACCAGTCAAGAGCTCTTTTATCTGCTAAATCTGGCCATTAAGTACCTTTGCACCATTCCTCTGGCTATTATCTTTTTGATGACAACTCATCCTAGTCAGTTTGCTTCTAGTTTAAATCAAATTGGTGTGCCTTACAAGATTGCCTATTCAGTCAGCCTGACCTTGCGCTATATTCCAGATTTGCAGGAAGAATTCTTTACTATCAAGATGTCTCAGGAAGCGCGTGGGATGGAATTATCCAAGAAAGCTTCTCTTATGCAACGAATCAAAGGCAATCTGCGCATTATCACTCCCTTGATTTTTAGCTCGCTAGAACGCATTGATACCATTGCGACCGCCATGGAACTTCGCCGCTTTGGGAAAGAGAAAAAACGCACTTGGTATAGTTATCAGGCCTTGAAAAAAGGAGACTATCTTACCTTGTTCTTGGCAGCCTTGTTTTTAGTAGCTAGTTTACTATTTATCTTGCAGAATCACGGACGATTTTACAACCCTTGGAAATAG
- a CDS encoding GNAT family N-acetyltransferase, with amino-acid sequence MISLELLSEENSLDVYFFEKENQEYFERNLPPRPANYFDLEGFKEITRELLREQENHDVYMHLIRDAQGVMVGRINLSVLENNRKTAELGYRIGENVSNLGYASEAVKLVLEKAFTTYGFNRIIAGTATGNLASQRVLLKNGFIFSRVIENDLQIHNEWLHTAVFEITRS; translated from the coding sequence ATGATAAGTTTAGAGCTGTTGTCTGAAGAAAATAGTTTAGACGTCTATTTTTTTGAAAAAGAGAATCAAGAGTATTTTGAGCGGAATTTACCTCCTAGACCAGCTAACTATTTTGATTTAGAAGGTTTTAAAGAAATTACGAGGGAATTGTTAAGGGAACAAGAGAATCATGATGTCTACATGCATCTTATTAGAGATGCACAAGGAGTTATGGTCGGAAGAATCAATTTGAGTGTTTTAGAGAATAATCGAAAAACAGCAGAGCTTGGGTATAGGATTGGGGAAAATGTTAGCAATTTAGGTTATGCCAGCGAAGCGGTTAAACTCGTTTTAGAAAAAGCCTTCACGACTTATGGTTTCAATAGAATCATTGCAGGAACGGCAACAGGTAATCTAGCCTCTCAGAGGGTGCTTTTAAAAAATGGCTTCATCTTTAGTAGGGTTATAGAAAATGACTTACAAATTCATAATGAGTGGCTTCATACAGCAGTATTTGAAATAACGAGGTCATAA
- a CDS encoding tRNA (cytidine(34)-2'-O)-methyltransferase, whose product MTNHIVLFEPQIPQNTGNIARTCAATNSPLHIIKPMGFPIDDRKMKRAGLDYWDKLEIYFYESLEDFMSQMKGKLYLISKFAEKVYSDVDLSINEDHYFLFGREDKGLPEDFMREHPEKALRIPMNDEHVRSLNVSNTVCMIVYEALRQQNFAGLELVHTYEVDKLK is encoded by the coding sequence ATGACAAATCACATTGTATTATTTGAACCACAAATTCCACAAAATACAGGCAATATCGCGCGTACTTGCGCTGCGACCAATTCTCCCCTCCACATCATCAAGCCAATGGGCTTTCCTATTGACGACCGCAAGATGAAGCGAGCTGGATTGGATTATTGGGATAAGCTAGAAATTTATTTTTACGAGAGTTTGGAGGATTTCATGTCTCAGATGAAGGGCAAACTTTATCTGATTTCTAAATTTGCTGAGAAAGTGTATTCTGATGTGGATTTATCGATTAACGAAGACCATTATTTTCTATTTGGACGTGAAGACAAGGGCTTGCCTGAGGACTTTATGCGAGAACATCCTGAGAAAGCTCTCCGTATTCCTATGAATGATGAACATGTCCGCAGTCTCAATGTGTCTAATACCGTCTGCATGATTGTCTATGAGGCTCTCCGCCAGCAGAACTTTGCAGGTCTTGAGCTTGTTCATACCTATGAAGTGGATAAATTGAAATAA
- a CDS encoding ECF transporter S component has translation MTNTRRLSTIAILSAISFVLMYFDFPLLPAASFLKIEFSILPVLVGLVVMDLPAALGILLLRSLLKLLLNSQGVNTYIGLPMNIVALGVFVIVFALIWKKERTTLRFLLGSLAGTIGLTVAMLVLNYVYAVPLYAKFANFDIGKILGLSNYLMTMVLPFNLIEGVIFAVSFWLLYVLLKPTLKHYER, from the coding sequence ATGACAAACACACGTCGACTTTCGACCATTGCGATTTTATCAGCCATCTCATTTGTGCTGATGTACTTTGACTTTCCGCTTTTGCCAGCGGCGTCCTTCCTCAAGATCGAATTTAGTATCTTGCCAGTCCTTGTGGGTCTGGTGGTCATGGATTTGCCTGCTGCTCTAGGAATTCTCTTGCTTCGCTCACTCTTGAAGTTGCTTCTTAACAGCCAGGGAGTGAATACTTACATTGGTTTGCCAATGAATATCGTAGCTTTGGGAGTTTTTGTCATCGTCTTTGCTTTGATTTGGAAAAAGGAACGGACAACCCTTCGTTTCCTACTAGGCTCTCTAGCTGGGACTATTGGTTTAACCGTGGCTATGTTGGTTCTCAACTATGTTTATGCTGTTCCTTTGTACGCTAAGTTTGCTAACTTTGATATTGGAAAAATTTTGGGACTTTCCAACTACCTAATGACTATGGTGTTGCCTTTTAACTTGATTGAAGGTGTTATCTTTGCCGTTTCATTCTGGTTGTTGTATGTCCTCTTGAAACCAACCTTAAAACATTATGAAAGATAA
- a CDS encoding phosphatase PAP2 family protein codes for MKDKQTFLMKGSFALLLFVILGYMVKFYPETLVGFDQPIQTAVRGDLPDYLTILFRAITRLIDIPVIVTWVVITAFVFYRKRWKIESFFMLGNLALAGLLIVTFKNIYQRPRPDILHLVEEKGFSFPSGHSLAVTLMVGSLIVILSQRIKDPVWRKIVQIVLGLYLVSVLVSRVYLGVHYPSDVLASLCVGLGVLFIEFPFYDKFRFQLRFKGKQK; via the coding sequence ATGAAAGATAAACAAACATTTTTGATGAAGGGCAGTTTTGCCCTTTTACTTTTCGTTATTCTTGGCTATATGGTCAAATTTTACCCTGAAACGCTGGTCGGTTTTGACCAACCGATACAGACTGCTGTTCGAGGAGACTTGCCAGATTACTTGACTATTCTTTTTAGGGCCATCACACGCTTGATTGATATTCCAGTGATTGTCACTTGGGTTGTCATTACAGCTTTTGTCTTTTATCGTAAGCGGTGGAAGATAGAAAGTTTCTTCATGCTGGGAAATCTGGCTTTGGCAGGTCTTTTAATCGTGACCTTTAAAAATATCTACCAGCGCCCACGGCCAGATATCTTACACTTGGTTGAGGAGAAGGGATTTTCCTTCCCAAGCGGCCATTCTCTGGCTGTAACCTTGATGGTCGGCTCTCTGATTGTTATTCTTAGTCAGCGGATTAAAGATCCGGTCTGGAGAAAAATCGTACAAATCGTCCTTGGCCTCTACCTAGTCAGTGTGTTGGTATCAAGGGTCTATCTGGGAGTTCATTACCCATCAGACGTCCTTGCCAGTCTCTGTGTGGGCTTGGGAGTCTTGTTTATCGAGTTTCCCTTTTATGATAAGTTCCGCTTCCAATTGCGATTTAAAGGCAAGCAGAAGTGA
- a CDS encoding chromosome partitioning protein ParB — protein MKVNIADLHPTQLYLSEKKLQDIQMLYQSAERIQVDPISILAFGDCLLITDGHHRAYQALLAGRDTISAEWDRDGGDELYHLYAQACEERKIYSVLDLKNHILAQDEYEAKWYNWCDGFNQAATLLLKRKADETDFTNR, from the coding sequence ATGAAAGTCAATATAGCAGATCTTCATCCGACTCAACTATACTTATCAGAAAAGAAGTTACAAGATATTCAGATGCTTTACCAGTCGGCAGAAAGAATCCAAGTCGATCCAATCAGTATTCTTGCCTTTGGAGATTGCTTGTTGATTACAGATGGGCATCACAGGGCTTATCAGGCTTTATTGGCAGGTCGGGATACGATTTCTGCTGAGTGGGATAGAGATGGTGGTGATGAACTATATCATCTCTATGCGCAAGCCTGCGAAGAAAGAAAAATTTACTCTGTTCTGGATTTAAAAAATCATATCTTAGCTCAAGATGAGTATGAAGCAAAATGGTATAACTGGTGTGATGGTTTTAATCAAGCAGCAACTCTTTTGTTGAAAAGGAAAGCAGATGAAACGGATTTTACAAATAGATAA
- a CDS encoding GNAT family N-acetyltransferase → MRLVPYYKVNHCEEAFAWYQDVNLVHLVDGVKKPYSQETLEAMYSHLDQHGELFWIEVKEKGEWFPIGDVTLSQDNLPIVIGNSAYQHRGLGKKILSALIELARVKGWKELRVKEIYTYNHASRRCFKSLGFVENGATEKGMSFVLKLI, encoded by the coding sequence CTGCGTCTTGTTCCTTATTATAAGGTCAATCATTGTGAAGAAGCTTTTGCTTGGTATCAGGATGTGAACTTAGTTCACCTCGTAGATGGTGTGAAGAAACCTTATAGTCAAGAAACTTTGGAAGCTATGTATTCCCATTTGGATCAGCATGGTGAACTTTTTTGGATTGAAGTCAAGGAGAAGGGAGAATGGTTTCCAATTGGGGATGTTACACTATCTCAGGATAATCTCCCCATTGTGATTGGGAATTCCGCTTACCAACATCGAGGACTTGGAAAAAAGATTCTAAGTGCTTTGATTGAATTGGCTCGAGTAAAAGGATGGAAAGAATTGAGAGTCAAGGAAATCTACACCTACAATCATGCTTCTAGGAGGTGTTTCAAGTCGCTTGGATTTGTGGAAAATGGAGCAACAGAAAAAGGAATGAGTTTTGTATTGAAATTAATCTAA
- the pheS gene encoding phenylalanine--tRNA ligase subunit alpha — MSTIEEQLKALREETLASLKQITAENKKEMQDLRVSVLGKKGSLTEILKGMKDVSAEMRPIIGKHVNEARDVLTAAFEETAKLLEEKKVAAQLASESIDVTLPGRPVATGHRHVLTQTSEEIEDIFIGMGYQVVDGFEVEQDYYNFERMNLPKDHPARDMQDTFYITEEILLRTHTSPVQARAMDAHDFSKGPLKMISPGRVFRRDTDDATHSHQFHQIEGLVVGKNISMADLQGTLQLIVQKMFGEERQIRLRPSYFPFTEPSVEVDVSCFKCGGEGCNVCKKTGWIEIMGAGMVHPRVLEMSGIDATVYSGFAFGLGQERVAMLRYGINDIRGFYQGDVRFSEQFK; from the coding sequence ATGTCAACTATTGAAGAACAATTAAAAGCGCTTCGTGAAGAAACGCTGGCTAGCTTGAAGCAGATTACTGCTGAAAATAAAAAAGAGATGCAAGATTTGCGTGTTTCTGTCCTTGGGAAAAAGGGTTCACTTACTGAAATCCTCAAAGGGATGAAAGATGTCTCTGCTGAGATGCGTCCGATTATCGGGAAACACGTCAATGAAGCTCGTGATGTCTTGACAGCAGCCTTTGAAGAAACAGCTAAACTATTGGAAGAAAAGAAAGTCGCAGCTCAACTGGCTAGCGAGAGTATCGATGTGACACTTCCAGGTCGCCCTGTTGCGACGGGTCACCGCCACGTTTTGACACAAACCAGTGAAGAAATCGAAGATATTTTCATTGGTATGGGTTACCAAGTCGTGGATGGTTTTGAAGTGGAGCAAGACTACTATAACTTTGAACGTATGAACCTTCCGAAAGATCATCCAGCCCGCGATATGCAGGACACATTCTATATCACTGAAGAAATCTTGCTCCGTACTCATACATCTCCTGTGCAGGCGCGTGCTATGGATGCTCATGATTTCTCTAAAGGCCCTTTGAAAATGATCTCACCAGGGCGTGTCTTCCGTCGTGACACAGACGATGCGACCCACAGTCACCAATTCCACCAAATCGAAGGTTTGGTTGTTGGGAAGAACATTTCTATGGCAGACCTTCAAGGAACCCTTCAGTTGATTGTGCAAAAAATGTTTGGCGAAGAGCGTCAAATTCGTTTGCGCCCCTCTTACTTCCCATTCACAGAACCATCTGTTGAGGTGGATGTTTCGTGCTTCAAATGTGGTGGTGAAGGATGTAACGTATGTAAGAAAACTGGTTGGATTGAAATCATGGGTGCTGGTATGGTTCACCCACGTGTTCTCGAAATGAGTGGAATTGATGCAACGGTCTACTCTGGATTTGCCTTTGGTCTTGGACAAGAGCGTGTAGCTATGCTCCGTTACGGAATCAACGATATCCGTGGATTCTACCAAGGAGATGTCCGCTTCTCAGAACAGTTTAAATAA
- a CDS encoding GNAT family N-acetyltransferase — translation MIKKVELADVGVLAKIAKQTFRETFAHDNTEEQLQEYFEEAYSLRVLSTELEKPESETYFIMHEEEIAGFLKVNWGSAQTERELEDAFEIQRLYVLQKFQGFGLGKQLFEFALELATKNSFSWAWLGVWEHNTKAQAFYNRYGFEKFSQHHFMVGQKVDTDWLLRKKLR, via the coding sequence ATGATTAAAAAAGTAGAACTGGCAGATGTTGGGGTGTTGGCCAAAATTGCCAAACAAACCTTTCGTGAAACATTTGCTCATGATAATACAGAAGAGCAGTTACAGGAATACTTTGAAGAGGCTTATAGTCTGAGAGTTTTGTCAACTGAGTTGGAAAAGCCAGAATCCGAAACCTATTTCATTATGCATGAAGAGGAGATAGCTGGTTTTCTCAAAGTCAACTGGGGAAGTGCTCAGACTGAGAGAGAATTAGAGGATGCTTTTGAAATTCAACGCCTCTATGTGCTACAAAAATTCCAAGGATTTGGACTAGGTAAGCAACTGTTTGAATTCGCTCTTGAACTTGCTACCAAAAATAGTTTTTCTTGGGCTTGGCTAGGTGTTTGGGAGCATAATACAAAAGCTCAAGCGTTTTATAATCGATATGGTTTTGAAAAATTTAGCCAACATCATTTTATGGTTGGTCAAAAAGTAGATACAGATTGGTTACTGAGAAAGAAATTAAGGTAA
- the pheT gene encoding phenylalanine--tRNA ligase subunit beta, which yields MLVSYKWLKELVDIAVPSQELAEKMSTTGIEVEGVESPAAGLSKIVVGEVLSCEDVPETHLHVCQVNVGEEEARQIVCGAPNVRAGIKVMVALPGARIADNYKIKKGKIRGLESLGMICSLGELGISDSVVPKEFGDGIQILPENAVPGEEVFSYLDLDDEIIELSITPNRADALSMRGVTHEVAAIYDKAVNFKEFTLSETDQAAADALSVGIETDKAPYYAARILDNVTIAPSPQWLQNLLMNEGIRPINNVVDVTNYILLYFGQPMHAFDLDTFEGTDIRVREARAGEKLVTLDGEERDLDVNDLVITVADKPVALAGVMGGQTTEISEKSSRVVLEAAVFNGKSIRKTSGRLNLRSESSSRFEKGINVATVNEALDAAASMIAELAGATVRKGIVSAGELDTSDVEVSSTLADVNRVLGTELSYADVEDVFRRLGFGLSGNADSFTVSVPRRRWDITIEADLFEEIARIYGYDRLPTSLPKDDGTAGELTATQKLRRQVRTIAEGAGLTEIITYALTTPEKAVEFTAQPSNLTELMWPMTVDRSVLRQNMISGILDTVAYNVARKNKNLALYEIGKVFEQTGNPKEELPNEINSFAFALTGLVAEKDFQTAAVPVDFFYAKGILEALFARLGLQVTYTATSEIASLHPGRTAMILLGDQVLGFLGQVHPVTAKAYDIPETYVAELNLSAIEVVLQPATPFVEITKFPAVSRDVALLLKAEVTHQEVVDAIQAAGVKRLTDIKLFDVFSGEKLGLGMKSMAYSLTFQNPEDSLTDEEVARYMEKIQASLEEKVNAEMR from the coding sequence ATGCTTGTATCTTATAAATGGTTAAAAGAATTGGTGGACATTGCTGTGCCATCACAAGAGTTGGCTGAAAAAATGTCAACTACAGGGATCGAGGTAGAAGGTGTCGAATCACCTGCTGCTGGTCTCTCAAAAATTGTCGTCGGTGAGGTCTTGTCTTGCGAAGATGTGCCAGAAACTCACCTCCATGTTTGTCAGGTTAACGTTGGCGAAGAAGAAGCCCGTCAAATCGTTTGTGGTGCCCCAAATGTGCGTGCTGGTATCAAGGTTATGGTGGCTCTTCCAGGAGCTCGCATCGCTGACAATTACAAGATCAAAAAAGGGAAAATCCGCGGTCTTGAGTCACTTGGGATGATCTGTTCACTTGGTGAATTGGGAATTTCTGACTCAGTTGTACCTAAGGAATTCGGAGATGGCATCCAAATCTTGCCAGAAAATGCCGTTCCAGGTGAGGAAGTCTTCTCATATCTAGACTTGGATGATGAAATCATCGAACTTTCTATTACACCCAACCGTGCGGATGCCCTTTCTATGCGTGGAGTGACTCACGAAGTGGCAGCTATCTATGACAAGGCAGTCAACTTTAAAGAATTTACTCTTTCAGAAACTGACCAAGCTGCAGCAGATGCTCTTTCTGTGGGCATTGAGACAGACAAAGCGCCTTACTATGCCGCTCGTATCTTGGATAATGTGACTATCGCACCAAGTCCACAATGGTTGCAAAACCTTCTCATGAATGAAGGAATCCGTCCAATCAATAACGTAGTGGACGTGACCAACTACATCCTGCTTTACTTTGGTCAACCAATGCATGCTTTTGACTTGGATACCTTTGAAGGGACTGACATCCGTGTGCGTGAAGCGCGTGCTGGTGAAAAATTGGTGACCTTGGATGGTGAAGAACGTGACTTGGACGTGAATGACCTAGTCATCACTGTCGCAGACAAACCAGTAGCTCTTGCAGGTGTCATGGGTGGACAAACTACAGAAATCTCTGAAAAGTCTAGTCGTGTTGTCCTTGAAGCGGCAGTATTCAATGGCAAATCTATCCGTAAGACAAGCGGTCGTCTCAACCTTCGTTCTGAGTCATCTTCTCGCTTTGAAAAAGGTATCAATGTGGCAACTGTTAACGAAGCTCTTGATGCGGCAGCTAGCATGATTGCAGAGCTTGCAGGTGCGACGGTGCGTAAAGGTATCGTTTCAGCGGGCGAACTTGATACTTCTGATGTGGAAGTTTCTTCAACTCTTGCTGATGTTAACCGTGTCCTCGGAACTGAGCTTTCATACGCTGATGTAGAAGACGTCTTCCGTCGTCTTGGCTTTGGTCTTTCTGGCAATGCAGACAGCTTTACAGTCAGCGTCCCACGTCGTCGCTGGGATATCACTATCGAGGCAGACCTCTTTGAAGAAATCGCTCGTATCTATGGCTATGACCGCTTGCCAACTAGTCTTCCAAAAGATGATGGAACAGCTGGTGAATTGACTGCGACACAAAAACTCCGCCGTCAAGTTCGTACCATTGCTGAAGGGGCAGGTTTGACAGAAATCATCACCTACGCTCTGACAACGCCTGAAAAAGCAGTTGAGTTTACGGCTCAACCAAGTAACCTTACTGAACTCATGTGGCCAATGACAGTGGACCGTTCTGTCCTCCGTCAAAATATGATCTCAGGTATTCTTGATACTGTTGCCTACAACGTGGCTCGTAAGAACAAAAACTTGGCCCTTTACGAGATCGGAAAAGTCTTTGAACAAACAGGCAATCCAAAAGAAGAACTTCCAAATGAGATTAATAGCTTTGCCTTTGCCTTGACAGGCTTGGTTGCTGAAAAAGATTTCCAAACAGCAGCAGTTCCAGTTGATTTCTTCTATGCTAAAGGAATCCTTGAGGCCCTCTTTGCTCGTTTGGGCCTCCAAGTAACCTATACGGCAACATCTGAAATCGCTAGCCTCCACCCAGGACGTACAGCTATGATTTTACTCGGTGACCAAGTTCTTGGTTTCCTTGGCCAAGTGCATCCAGTCACTGCTAAGGCTTACGATATTCCAGAAACGTATGTAGCTGAGCTCAACCTTTCAGCAATCGAAGTGGTCCTTCAACCTGCTACTCCATTTGTGGAAATCACCAAATTCCCAGCAGTTAGCCGTGACGTTGCCCTTCTCCTTAAGGCAGAAGTGACTCACCAAGAAGTTGTGGACGCTATCCAAGCTGCCGGCGTGAAACGTTTGACAGATATCAAACTCTTTGACGTCTTCTCAGGTGAAAAATTGGGACTTGGTATGAAGTCAATGGCCTATAGCTTGACCTTCCAAAATCCAGAAGACAGCTTAACGGACGAAGAAGTCGCACGCTACATGGAAAAAATCCAAGCGTCTCTTGAAGAAAAAGTCAATGCAGAAATGCGTTAA
- a CDS encoding ABC transporter ATP-binding protein has product MLEVRSLEKSFGPKQVLFGIDFQARPGRILGLVGKNGAGKTTIFHSILKFLEYQGEISLDGQDIRQETYARIGYLPEERSLMPKLTVLEQVRYLATLKGMDAKEIKEKLPQWMKRLEVKGKLTDKIKSLSKGNQQKIQLIITLIHEPDLIILDEPFSGLDPVNTELLKQVIFQEKERGATIIFSDHVMTNVEELCDDILMIRDGRVVLHGPVQDVRNQYGKTRLFVSSERSKEELEKLPHVKQVSLTKQGSWKLILEDESAGRELFPILTQGQYIATFDQQAPTIDEIFKLESGVEV; this is encoded by the coding sequence ATGCTAGAAGTAAGAAGTCTAGAGAAAAGTTTTGGACCCAAGCAAGTTTTGTTTGGTATTGACTTTCAAGCGCGACCAGGTCGTATTTTGGGATTAGTCGGGAAAAACGGTGCTGGGAAAACAACGATTTTCCACAGTATTTTGAAGTTTTTAGAATATCAAGGAGAAATTAGTCTGGATGGTCAGGATATTCGTCAGGAGACCTACGCTCGGATTGGCTATCTACCTGAAGAACGCAGTCTCATGCCTAAATTGACAGTCCTTGAACAAGTTCGTTATTTGGCGACTCTAAAGGGCATGGATGCTAAGGAAATCAAGGAAAAACTCCCTCAATGGATGAAGAGGTTGGAAGTGAAAGGGAAGCTGACAGATAAAATCAAGAGTCTGTCAAAAGGAAATCAACAGAAGATTCAGCTCATCATTACTCTGATTCATGAACCAGACTTGATTATCTTGGATGAGCCTTTCAGTGGATTGGACCCAGTCAATACAGAATTGCTCAAGCAAGTCATTTTTCAAGAAAAAGAACGTGGGGCAACCATTATCTTTTCTGATCATGTCATGACCAATGTCGAGGAACTTTGTGATGATATTTTGATGATTCGAGATGGTCGTGTGGTCTTGCATGGACCAGTTCAGGATGTCCGCAACCAATACGGGAAAACGCGTCTCTTTGTTTCAAGTGAACGAAGCAAGGAAGAATTGGAAAAACTTCCTCATGTCAAACAGGTGAGCTTGACCAAGCAAGGCAGTTGGAAATTGATCTTAGAGGATGAGAGTGCTGGAAGGGAACTTTTCCCAATCTTGACTCAAGGGCAATATATCGCAACCTTTGACCAGCAAGCGCCAACAATCGATGAAATCTTTAAACTAGAATCAGGGGTGGAAGTATGA
- a CDS encoding ABC transporter permease: MRNMWVVIKETYLRHVKSWSFFFMVISPFLFLALSVGIGYLQGSSMAKNSKIAVVTTVPSVEDGLKGSNGLNFDYQDEASAQAAIKDEKIKGYLTIDQEDSVLKAVYHGETSLETGIKLAVTNKLNELQYQLNRSAANLSQEQEKRLSQTVDFTEKIDESKENKKIVQTIAAAGLGFFLYMILITYASVTAQEVASEKGTKIMEVVFSSIRASHYFYARMLALLLVILTHIGIYVVGGLAAILLFKDLPILAQSGILNHIGEAFSLNTLLFVLVSLFMYVVLAAFLGSMVSRPEDSGKALSPLMILIIGGFFGVTALGAAGDNLILKIGSYIPFISTFFMPFRAINGYANGLEAWISLAITIAFAVTATVFIGRMYASLVLQTDDLGPWKTFKRALSYK; encoded by the coding sequence ATGAGAAATATGTGGGTTGTAATCAAGGAAACCTATCTTCGACATGTCAAATCGTGGAGTTTCTTCTTTATGGTGATTTCGCCGTTCCTCTTTTTAGCCTTATCTGTAGGAATTGGTTATCTCCAAGGGTCTTCTATGGCCAAGAATAGTAAGATAGCAGTAGTAACAACTGTGCCATCTGTGGAAGATGGGCTCAAGGGTAGCAATGGTCTCAATTTTGATTATCAGGATGAAGCCAGTGCCCAAGCTGCTATCAAAGATGAGAAAATCAAGGGATACCTAACCATTGACCAAGAGGACAGTGTCCTCAAGGCCGTCTATCATGGTGAAACTTCTCTTGAAACAGGCATCAAGCTAGCAGTAACCAATAAGCTCAACGAACTGCAATACCAACTCAATCGTTCGGCAGCTAATTTGTCTCAAGAACAGGAAAAACGCCTGAGTCAAACCGTTGATTTTACTGAGAAGATTGATGAATCTAAGGAAAATAAAAAAATTGTTCAAACCATTGCGGCCGCAGGGCTTGGTTTCTTCCTTTATATGATTTTGATTACCTATGCTAGTGTCACTGCTCAGGAAGTGGCTAGCGAGAAAGGAACCAAAATCATGGAGGTGGTCTTCTCTAGTATCCGAGCTAGTCATTATTTCTACGCTCGCATGCTGGCTCTGCTTCTTGTGATTTTGACCCATATTGGCATTTACGTCGTGGGTGGACTTGCTGCCATTCTTCTCTTTAAAGACCTACCAATCTTGGCACAATCTGGTATTTTAAACCATATAGGAGAGGCTTTCTCGCTCAACACCTTATTGTTTGTCTTGGTTAGCCTCTTTATGTACGTTGTTTTAGCAGCCTTCCTAGGTTCTATGGTTTCTCGTCCTGAGGACTCAGGAAAAGCCTTGTCGCCTTTGATGATTTTGATTATAGGTGGTTTTTTTGGAGTGACAGCTCTAGGTGCAGCTGGTGACAATCTCATCTTGAAGATTGGTTCATATATTCCCTTTATTTCGACCTTCTTCATGCCATTTAGAGCCATTAATGGCTATGCAAATGGGTTAGAAGCTTGGATTTCGCTTGCGATTACGATTGCTTTTGCAGTAACTGCAACAGTCTTTATCGGACGTATGTATGCTAGTCTCGTTTTGCAGACAGATGATTTAGGTCCTTGGAAAACCTTTAAACGTGCCTTATCTTATAAATAG
- the rplM gene encoding 50S ribosomal protein L13, whose product MNKTTFMAKPGQVERKWYVVDATDVPLGRLSAVVASVLRGKNKPTFTPHTDTGDFVIVINAEKVKLTGKKATDKIYYTHSNHPGGLKQISAGELRSKNAVRLIEKSVKGMLPHNTLGRAQGMKLKVFVGAEHTHAAQQPEVLDISGLI is encoded by the coding sequence ATGAACAAAACAACATTTATGGCTAAACCAGGCCAAGTTGAACGTAAATGGTACGTAGTTGACGCAACTGATGTACCACTTGGACGTCTTTCTGCAGTAGTTGCTAGCGTACTTCGCGGAAAAAACAAACCAACATTTACACCACACACTGATACAGGTGACTTTGTAATTGTTATCAATGCTGAAAAAGTTAAATTGACTGGTAAAAAAGCAACTGATAAAATCTACTACACTCACTCAAACCACCCAGGTGGATTGAAACAAATCTCTGCAGGTGAACTTCGTTCTAAAAATGCAGTACGTTTGATTGAGAAATCAGTTAAAGGTATGCTTCCACACAATACTCTTGGACGCGCTCAAGGTATGAAGTTGAAAGTATTTGTTGGAGCTGAGCACACTCACGCTGCACAACAACCAGAAGTTCTTGATATTTCAGGACTTATCTAA